CATGTCCAGCAGCGGAAAGTCAGACGCCTCCTCATGAAGACCGACGATATCGAAGCCTTTGTCGCGGTGATCCGCAGCGGTTCTCTCAATGCCGCCGCCCAGTCCCTGGGGCTGACCCAGCCGGCCATCACCCGGCGCCTGCAGAGCCTGGAACAGGACCTGGGCGTCGAGTTGCTCGACCGCCATACCAAGCCGCTCAAGCCGACGCGCCTGGGCCAGGAGGTCTACGGCCATTGCCGCGCCATCCTGCGCGAGATGGACGCCCTGCGCGAGCGGGTGGCGGGCGATGCCCCGCCGTCCGGCCTGCTGCGCCTGGGCGTACCCCAGACCCTGGGCGATGCCCTGTTGCTGGATGCCGTGCGCGAGATCCGCGCCCGCTATCCCGAGCTGCGCACCCAGGTGGCGACCGGCTGGGGCAGCGTGCTGGTGAGTCGCATCGAGCATGGCGAACTGGACGGCGCCCTGGTGCTGTTCCCGGCCAACAAGGTGTTTCCTGACGGCGTCGAAGCCCGGGCCTTGGGTGCCATGCCCTTGCAGGTGGTCTGTGCGCGTGATCAGGCGCCGGCCAAGGCGCAGCGCCTGGCCGATATCCAGGGGCAGGGCTGGGTGCTCAATCCCGACGGCTGCGGCTTTCGCGCCAGCCTGCAGCGCACCCTGGCCGACCAGGGCCAGGCGCTGCGCATCAATTTGGAAACCTATGGCACCGAACTCCAGCTCGGCCTGGTGGCCGACGGCCAAGGCCTCGGCCTGGTCCCGGCGCCGCTGCTGGCCCGCAGCGCTCACCGCGAACGCCTGGCGGCCATCCCGCTGAAGGACTTCAAGCCGGAAATCCAGCTGTGGCTGATCCACCCGCGCTTTCTCGGGCCGTTGCAAGAGGTGGTAGCGGCGTTCGCCGATCTGAGTACCCACTTGATCAGCTAGCCTGGCTGAGTGGCATCAGCATCTGGATGCTTTTGCAAATAGCTGCTGCCGCTGGATCGATCGTGCCATTTCATCGACAGATGCGGTACGGGAAGTGACGATGCATCGGTGATGCTTCATTGGAAGCCCTGGATCGCCAGTCTGGTCGAGACGGTCCGCCGCAAGAGCGTTTTGATCCTTTGACGCTTACCCTTCGGCCAGCCGTTGGCTGGTACCCCCATTGGTTTGAGCTTCGCCTGGCCGTCGCTCGGCGACTTTTCATACAGCACCTAATGACGGAGTGGCCTATCCATACTTCTGGAAGGTCTTCCTGGGCTATTCTTGACAAATAATAACATTGGCTTAAAAGGCCTTGCCTAGAGCCGTCCCCGCAATTAATTTTGGCCCAAAAATCATCAGCTCAAGCACTTCCTATAGCTGTGCGGTTTGCCCTTGCCGTTCTTATTGATCATAGGTGAGGTGCGGCGGCTTCGTGTTGCGCTGAATTGTAGTAAATGGGAATTGATTCTATGGGGCCAGGGATGACAGCTAATAATAATGCTCGGTGTATAAATAGTTATCTGATCCAGACCATCCATCGCTGTAATTTCTTATTGATTTCCAAGGCGCCTTCTCGAAAGCGGCTTGATTTGATAACGCGTAGATTGCGTGCCGCCATGGCGATTAATGGTGGTGATGGTCTTACTTTAAATCAGGTCAATCTTCTGCTCGCCAAAGCCTATTCGGCCGCGACCGCACGCAAGTTCGAGCTCGCCGGACGAAAGGCTAATCCGTCTTGGCGTACTGAACCTCTGATTCCAGATCCAGGGGCTTTCGGTATGGACGCTCATCCACAAGAGTCGACAGACACTTTGGCACGGGGTGTCGACGCCTAGCGAGAGGGTGTCGGTAACAGCTCGTCACGCCTCGTCTATTGTCCTAGCGCTTGCCCTGAGGGCCCCTTATTAGGATGACTTTGGGCTGCCTTTCGAGGTGGCTCTGATGGCTGTCCAAAAAATAAGGTGTCTGCAAGATCATCAACTTGACTTTTTTTAACAAGGGTTGACGTGTGTTTCGGATCGCTGCAATTTGATTTTGACTGTTGCTTCCTCGTGGTGATGTTCGCCTGTCAAGGGGATTTGCCGTGGGCGTTATTAGGGTTGGCTCCTGATTCTATTTCTTTTATTTCAGTATTTTTCTTTTTTTGATGAAGCATCGATCAGATTTGGCGAAAATTAAGTCTTTTGGGGGCGTTGTGGTTGGCCGCCTACCTGAAAGAAGTTCTTGTGGGTTGGTTGAAAGTAATAAAGGAGGTCGGGATGTCGGGGCTAGGACTAAACGCGAGAGAGGATGCCGAGTTGTTCGGGCGTCCCAGAAGACTCGGATACCTTACCGCGAAGCGTTTCGCGGGAGCGCCTTTTCGTGTAGCGGTCAGGTCCGTTCTCCCACCTTGCGGTTCGGTAGCTCAGGAGCTGGCGGATCTCGACTTTCTGATTCTCGAGCGCCGACGAGAGGACGACGACGCTCAGGTGCTGGAGGAAATCGGTCGGCTACGGCCGCTAAGCAAGCGCACGATCCTGCTGCTGGTAGTTCATGGGGGCCATCGAAATGCCCGGCTGAACTACTTGAAGGCCGGTGCGGACGTGGTCGTTCAGGCAGGGCAACGCTGCGAGACCGAAATCGCCCTCATCCTGGACCGGTTGCACGGGAATGCTCGAGGACTCGACTCACCGCTACTGCTGGACACCTTGCATCTCCGGCTCGTATCCAAGAGCGAGGCCGTCGAACTTTCCTATTCGGAGATGACGGTGCTCCGGGCTCTCTCACGGGACGCCGCGCACGTCCTGAGCTATGACCAGTTGGCCGCGACCTTCGGCATGAATTCGCAGTACTACGACAGAAGTGCGCTATCGAAATCGGTGAGCAGGTTGAGAACCAGGATCCTTTCGGTATTCAGAGTAAACCTTATCGAAAGCATCAGGGGCTATGGTTATCGCCTCAATCGCGGCCTGCTGGACGTCAAATGAAGGTGCCACCGAGGTGTGTCAATTGCCATGAGCACTAGCGTCTTCCCCATCATTCACCAGCATATCTATGACCGGTCCTCTAGACCGGCTGGGCATTGCCTACGGGGCGGTCGTCGATACGATTTCGTCGAGCGGCTGAAAATGCAGCCTGCCAAAGCGCGGAACTACGTCGACATCATGACGAACGAGATGCTGCTGCGCGCCCAGATATCAGCGTTCCAGCCTGATCCAGTCGTCGGACGCAGACCTGGCTGCGGCGCCGCGCTGTATTTCGTCGAGTGCGATGTACTGGCGCTGTTGCAAGAGCAGACGGTGGCTGAGCTGGAGACGGTGGCCAACACCCTGAAGCTTAGGCGGGCGACCTTGGTGCTCCGGCTGTACGACGGTTTCGAGAGCCTGGTGTTGAGGGATGACCGTGCGCGGTTCGGTGAGGCGATATGCCGTATTCATGAGCAGGGTGTGAGGTTCGCCCTCGGAGGGGCCTGCGATCCGGGCTATCACGTTCGCTTGCTGCAGCGATTGGGCGTCATCGACTACCTGTTCCTCCATTTGGGTAGCGTACCGCCGATCACGGCATCGGCCGTTCAGGCCAGTCATATCGGCGAGATGCGAGATCTCATGGTGGAGCAGATAAATGCCAACAGCATTCTGTTCGTTGCTTCCGGAATGAATACAGAGCACGCGAGCGAGTTGGCGAAATTCCTGCCGTTCACCTACTGGATGGGTAACTGTCTTTCCGCGCCGGTGCGTCTCTGAGTGTTGTCGTACGGCGGGTAGACGAGTTCGTCGAGCCTAGTAATTTGAGGTTGTCATGTTGAGCATTTCGGCGGAGGTATCCACCGCAGAAGGAGGCGTCGTCGCCATGAGCGTTGGCGGACACGTAGCGTCTGGCTTAGGTGAGGAGTCACGTCATCAGTGCTGTGGTCAGCAGGCGATGGCTCTTGACGAGGCGGCGTGGACGTTGTGTACGGACGCCAACACCTTGGAATCGCAGGGTGATGAAGTGAGCCTGACCCATTTTGAAACCCTGATCCTGGATGAGCTGGTGCGAAGCAGGGAAGGGGTGGTGAGTAAGGAAAGGATCATCGTCCGGCTTGGTCGCGATGCCGATCACTATTCGGGGCTGGAGATGTGCATGAGTCGTCTGCAGCGCAAGTTCAAGAAGCATTTCGGGCAGCAGCGGCTCTTCGTCGCCGTACGCAACCGGGGTTATCGACTGACTCAACGAATCTCCCGCGCCGAATGAGCGGGCAGCCATGCCGCGATCCTGCCTACGGGCGAACGGACAGCGTGAGAGGAGGGATCTTTCAGGAGGTCGTGCAGTGCTGAGGAAAGGCTCTGGTCGGGTTTTTGGTGTTCACCCGGTCCAACCAGGCGCTGCTTGTGGCACTGGTGTTCTACCAGGCGGTTGCCTGCAACGCCTTTCACGAAGAGCGGATAGCGCTTCATCTCGTCCGCCACCGCCTGAAGCCTGGCACCACCGGCCTCAGGCGCTCAGGGGCAGCGGCACGCGTCGCTGTTGCTGACCAAGGACTATGGCAATGTCAGTCAGGAGAGGCTATGGACCTGGAGAATGAGGTGGGGCTGCTGGCCACGCTATCGTTGGTGTTCGCTTATCTGGGATTCGCCCGTCATCGCTATGGTTTGCAGCATCGAGAAACCGCACGGGTCCTGCAGGATGCGCTGGCCGATCAATGTCTGCCCGCGGCCGAGAAAGCGTTATTGCTGCGCTTCTTCTACTGCTCCCTGCGGTGGTGGTTCTTGCCCGCCACCCTGGTCGCGGCGAGCGTGATGGTGCCGTGGCTGTGCTTTTTCGAGCCGGGCCAGCGCCAGGTGGCACTTTCGAGCAAGGCGCAGCGACTGCTGTTGCGTTGCCTACGGCTTCAACTGACCAGATATCCCCTGATCGCCCTGGTGGCGGGGATTCCTCTACTGCTGTGGATAGCGCTGGTGGGAATGCTTGCCGCACTCTTTCCAGGAGCGCGAAACCTCAGCGTGGAGGGACTCGTGAGAATCTTGAGCGTCGGTTTGGCGTTACTTCCGGAGTGAGGTTTCGCGCAGTGGGGATGTGGGCGGATACCTGTTATTTTTTGGCCGAAAATTAAGGTTGTTTGCCTGTTTCGGTGCGGGAAGAATAACAGTGCGTGACAACAAGAATAATATCGCGCAACGCCGCCCTTAATGGGTTGGCGAAACAATGCTCGTCTTGAAATAAAAGTCGGCGATGACGTTGGGTCTGTGCTGTCAGTGCACAGGTCTCGCCAAAGCGTGCTGAGTGAAGACTCGCGACGAATGACGCTCCAGTGAGGCGTTTTAGCGCTGTGCTGCCAGCGGCATAGGGGATTTTCGGGCACAAAGCGCAGAGTGTGGGCTGATGCTCCGCAATAGGGGCGGGCTTTTTATCGCCTTGAAAAGGTTCAACTCGAATTAAGGATGCAGTAAGTGGCAGATGATCTCAGGGAATGGAAAGTGTTGGGTCGGCAACTCTTCGTCGCCAGGAAGTTCATTGCTGGTGTCGTGGTCGCAGCCGGTCTGCTGGGCACTTTGTATTGTGTGATCACGCCGCCGGTCTATCGGGCGAATGCACTGTTGCAGATAGAGTCGCAGAAGAGCGATATCTTCGGTAGTTCCGAACTTTCCCTGTTATTGGGCAGCTCGTCTTCTTCCGCGGCCGAGATCGAGATCATCAAGTCGCGGACGATCCTGGCGAAGGCGATCCAATCCCTTGGCCTGGATGTCGACATCGAACCGGTACGCTTTCCACTGATCGGCGGTGCCATCGCCCGTTGGTTGACGCCCGAGGATGCCAGTCCGGTCGCCCCGGTCTTGGGTCTGTCCAGCTACGACTGGGGTGGCAGCCAGCTCGTCATCTCCCAACTGGAGGTGCCTTCGGCCCTGGAGTATCAGCCGCTGTCGCTGGTGGTCGAGGACGAGGACAGCTACGCGCTTTACCAGGATGACCATCTGCTATTGAGTGGACGAGTCGGTGAGCGGGTCGAGCGGCAGGGCGTGGTGATACGTGTCGAGCGCCTGATCGCCAATCCGGATGTGCGCTTCCAGGTCACCAAGACCCCGGCGCTCTTCGCCGCCCTGGATCTACAGGAGCAACTCGACGTCACCGAGCGGGGCAAGGATACCGGCGTGCTCAATGCCGCCCTCGACAGCGCGGACTTCCTCCAGGCCAAAGCCCTGCTGCAACGCATACTCGAACTCTACGTTCAGCAGAACCGCGATCGGGTATCGGCCGATGCCGCCGCCAGCCTGGTGTTCATCAAGAACCAATTGCCCAAGGTGAAGGCGGATCTGGATCGGGCGGCGAACGCGCTCGACAGTTATCAGCGCAACGAAGGCAGCATCAACATCGATCTGGAAACCAAGGCGCTGCTGGACCAGATGGTGGGCTTGGAAGGCGAGCTGAGCGGCCTGCAACTGAAGAAATCCGAACTCGAACGCCTCTATACCCCCAACCACCCGGCGCTCAAGACCCTGGAGAATCAGATTGGCTTGCTGCAACAGCGCCGGCAGCGGCTGCTGACGCAGACCCGGGCACTTCCCAATACGCAGAAGGACCTGTTCAGCCTGACCCGGGATGTCCAGGTGGCGTCCGAGACCTACTCCCAATTGCTCAATCGCGCCCAGGAATTGTCGGTGGTCCAGGCTGGAAGCCTGGGCAATGTCCGTATCCTCGACGACGCCGACGTGGATGTCCGCCATCCGGTCAAGCCCCGAACCCTCCTGATCGTCGCCGCCGCTACGCTGTTCGGGCTGTTCCTCGCGGTAGCCGCCTGTGTGATCCGTTTTTCGCTGCGGCCAACCCTGTCGTCGATCAAGATGCTCGACGCCTTCGCCCTACCGGTATATTCGGCCGTGCCCTATAGCCTTGCGGAGAAGCGTATTCGCTCCGGCAAGAGCGCCAAGCGGCGGCTGGCGGGTAGCCCGCCGGCGGTGCTGGCGGCGCGTTTTCCGCTGGAGAGCGCCGTGGAGGCGATGCGGGCCCTGCGCACCAGCCTGCACATCCTGAGCGAGGATGCGCCGAACAACCTGGTGCTGATCGCTGGCGCCACCCCAGGTGTGGGCAAGACCTTCGTCTCGGTGAATCTGGCGAGCATCGTGGCCGCCACCGGCAAGCGCGTCCTGCTGATCGACGGTGACCTGCGGCGGGGTCAACTGCATTCACTGTTGAACACCACGCTCACCCCGGGGCTCACCGATGCCCTGGCCGACCGGATCGAGCTGGCCGCCTGCATCCACCCCACCTCCATCGATAACCTCTTCGTGATGCCAGGTGGCACACGCAAGGGCATAGGCTCGGAAGTGCTTCATGGCGATGGCCTCAAGACGCTGCTGGCGGCCGTAGGGGCCGATTACGACCTGGTGATTCTGGATTCGTCACCGCTGCTGGTCGCCACCGACGGCGCGTTGCTGGCAGCTCACTGCGGCATCAAGTTCCTGGTTACTCGCCTGGGCGTCAACACCTTCCAGGAGCTCGAACTGGCCCTGCAGTCGCTTGGCAACCTGGGCATCACGGCGACTGGGCTGGTGGTGAACGCCTCGGCGAACAGCCGTGAGCAGAGTTATGGCTATTCGAGTTACTACGATGCTGCGCCGGAAGTTTGAGGCCCTGGCGCCGGGCGCGCGCCGCTCCCTGGTGCGAGTGGCGGCGGCGCTGGGCGAGCAACTGGCCTATACCGGCGCCTTCTTCGTCGTCCAACTGGTCGCGGCCCGTTGGTTGAGCGCCCACGAGTTCGCCCTGTTCGCTTCCTTGTATTCGGTGGTCATCCTGCTGAGCCTGGTCCATGGGTGTGCGGTCTTCGATACCTTGCTGGTATTCGGCAAACGGGGTGGGCGCCTGCTGGCGAGCAGCCTGTTGCGGGCGCACACCGCGGTAGCGGTGGTGCTGCTGGTGGCGACGCTCTATTTCATCTTCCTGGCTGGTCTCTCCCTGCCACTGGCACTGCTGTTCGTCCTCGCCTGCGCGAGCTTCGCGCTCTATTGGACTGCCCGTGCCCTGGCCATCGTCCAGGGACGGACCGGCTTGCTGATCGTGCCTCCACTGGTGCAGACGCTATTGGTCTTGCTGGCGCAGGAAACCTCCGCCCGGGGTGACATCGCCACCTTGTTCGGCTGCATCGTGCTCGGCATTGGCGTCCCTGCGCTGTTCATCTATGGCTACCTCAATCGGGGCGTGGACTACCGGCTGGCCGCGGGACGCGTGAAAGCCTTCGCCAGTGTCAACCTGCTGGCCCAACTCATCTTCTGGGGTTTGACCCATGGCCTGGTCATCTACTTCTTCCTGCGCGGTGCGCCGGAGCAGGCGGGGAGCCTGAGGATCAGCCTGACCCTGCTGCTGCCTGCCCAGTACCTGTGTATCGCGCTTTCCAACCAGGTGTTGCCGCAACTGATCGGCATGCTCGCGAAGCAGCAGCGACAGGCTTTCGTCAGCCGATCATTACAGCTGCTGGCGGCCTGCGTCGCGCTGAGTGCGCTTTATGCCGGCGCCTTGTCCCTCGGGTTGGGCGATGCGCTGCGTGCCTGGTTCGGTAAGTCCTTCAGCGGCGTCGATGGCGGCGTGCTGCTGGCGCTGCCGGTCGCCTTCGCCCTCGTGCAGGTCGGACGCACCTTGCTCAAGGCGAGTGGGGAACATCGACTCATGCTGCTGTGCATGCTGCTGGGACTCGCGGTGGTGGTGATCAGCCAGGGCATCGCCCAGCCGCACGCGGACCAGGTGCTCAATTATGGCGTCATCTCGGTTGCCTTCGCCCTGGCGCTGGCGAGCGGCCGACTGCTTCTGAAAATCAATGTCAAGGATGGTGAGTGAGATGAATATTCTGGTGGTGGGCGTGCCCTTCAGCCGCAACTTGGGCGACGGCGTCATCTTCGATAACCTCCGCTATCTCTATAAGAAGCACAGCCGCTTTTCCCGTGTCATTCCGCTGGATCTGGCCGGGCGCGAGACTTTCGAGTCCAGCGACAGACCGGCGTCGAACCGGGTCGCACTGTTCTCGAAGCTGCCAGGCTTCACTCGCAAGATCGCAGTCGCCGGCTTCATCCTGGCCAGCTTCCTCGGGCGTTGGCGCGGTAGCTGGAAGGCCAAGGTGGTAGCGGCCGACGTCATCGTCATCGGCGGCGGACAGCTGTTCCTCGATGAATCCCTGAATTTTCCCCTCAAGCTCTATCTGTTTTCCCTGTTGCTCAAGCACAACCCCGCGGCCAACCGCTATATCGCCTTCGTCGGCGTCGCCCCGTCGCTGAGCCGGATCGGCCGATTCCTGTTCCGTGCGGCCCTGGATAACATCCGTCCGCAGTCCGTCACGCTGCGCGATCCCGAGTCCCGTACGCGCTTCGCCGATCTCATCAGCAAGTGTTATCCGCTGGCGGTGGCTGCCGATCCCGCGCTGTTTTCCGCCGAGTGCTATGGCGTTCCCAGCCGCAGCCGGACGCAGGTCGAACGCGTTGGGCTGTGCATTGCCGATCCGCGCGGGCTCGACGTGGAAGGGCGCCTGGGCGAGGACTTCCATACCGGCCTTGCCGAGTATTTCGCGAGGCTGGCCAGGGCATTGCACGACGCGGGTTATCAGGTCGTGCTGTTCACCAATGGTGCCCTGGAGGACGAGGCCCTCAAGGGCGAGATCCATCGCAACCTGGCCCTGCCCGGGGTGCAGTGCCTCGAGCGGCCCCTCACTCCCGGTACCCTGGTGGGCAACATCGCCACCTTCGACCTGCTGGTGGCGCATCGACTACACGCCAACATCATCGCCCTCGCGCTGGGCGTGCCTTCCATCGGCCTGCGCTGGGATGCCAAGGTGGAATCCTTTTTCCGTATGAGCGGGCGTTCGGAGGCCTTTCTGGACGACCTGGTGCCGACGGTGCCGGCGACCCTGGCACGACTCGAGGCCATCGCTGGCGCCGCTACGCCGTACGCAGCGGAAGTCCTCGCGGCCAGGGTCAGCGGTACCGTCGCCGCTCAGGTCCAGCGGTAGGCATGTCATGGCCATTCCTGTCGCCTACCGCCTGCTGCTGGGATTGCTGTGCTGTTGCCTGGCGCTGCTGGTGACCCTGCATCAGGACGAGATCCTGCCGGCCTATTTCTTCACCGATGCGGGGACCATCAGCGATCTCATCAGCTACGTCGATCTGGAGGCGGCTGAACAGGATTCGTTCGTCGCCACCGCCTGGGTATTCAAGACCCTGGGCGGCGACGGCGGGCAATTACTGATCATCCTCGCCGTGCTGGCGGTGTGCCTGCTGATCTGCAACTGCATCCAGACGCCGTTGCACCTGGGCGTCGCGCTGGTCTACCTGGTTCCCTTGTTGTTGTACAACCTCAAGCTCTCCAAGGAAACCATCGTCCTGGTGCTGAACCTGACCTGCATCGCCGTGGCGCTGCTGTGCCGACGTCACGCCACGCGGGTGATCCTGGTGGTGGCGCTCTATCTGACCTATGCCTATTTCTTCCGGGTGTACTACGCCTTCGTCGCGCTGCTGATCCTGTTTCTCAGCGTCTTCTGGGCCGCCAAACCGCGTCTGCGGCTGGTCCTGCTCGCGTTTCTGGTACTGGCCTGCCTGGCCGTCCCCGGCGAAGTATGGAACAGCCTGCAATTGCCGCGGGACCAGGTGAACCAGTCACGCGAGGGACTCAGCGACTCCAAGACCCTCTTCACCAACCCGCTGACACCCAATGGTCTGGCCACGGTGCTACCCAATTCGGGCTACGCCGCGGTGCGTTTCTATTTTGCCCCGCTGTTCTCGCTGCGCGTTCAAGAGCTGTTGCTGGCTGCGGTGCTCTGGGGCATGACGCTGCTGCTGCTCAGCAAGCGCAATCCGGGTCATGTACTGGCCTGTATCGCCATCGGCAACTTCATCATCCAGACCTTTTTCGAACCCGACCTGGGTTCCTTTCTCCGGCATCTTTGTGCCTATGCCTTTTGTCTGTTCGCCTTACCCACCCAAACGGCAGTGATCGAGTCAATGCAGGAGCGAACCCATGGCTGACTATCTGAAGGTGTTGCATGTGGCGGAGACCGTCAAAGGCGGGGTCGCCAGTTATCTGAACCTACTGGAGCGCCAGGCCGGAGAGTTGCAGTGTGAATTCTTCTTCCTGATCCCGGCCAGCCAGCGTGATCAACTCGATGCCGCTCACCTGTTGACCCACGAGCACCGGCGCAGCCTGACCGGCGTTCTGGGCCTGGCCCGCGCCATCCTGCAGGCGGTGAAGGAGACGGGAGCCAGCGTGGTCTATGCCCACAGCACCTTCGCCGGCCTGGCGCTCTGCCTGGCCACCTTACGACTGGATCGGCGGATTCGTACTCTCTATTGCCCGCACGGCTGGGCCAGTCTGCGCAAGTCGAGGTCCTGGATTTCCTTCTGCGTCAGGAACGTGGAGCGCGCCATCTCCCATGTCCCCTCGCGGGTGGTCAACATTTCGCGTTTCGAGCATGCCTACAGCCGCTCGATGGGCTTCTCCCCGCGTTGTGTGCTCATCGAGAACACGGTATTGCCCAGCTGGCCCGCGGCCACCCAGTCTTCGCTGTTCGACCCCGCGGTCATCAACGTGCTCTTCGTGGGGCGCTTCGATCGGCAGAAGGGTTTCGACATCCTCTGCGATGCCATGCGTCGCTTGAATCGCCAGGCACCGGGACGGTTCTGCTTCCACCTGGTCGGCGACGTGGTACTGCGCGATCACCAACAGGACTTCGCCTTCGCCAAGAACATCCATTATCACGGCTGGGCCGCGGCGGACGAGATCGACTTCTACTACCGCAACGCCGATTTCCTGGTGGTGCCTTCGCGCTGGGAGGGCTTCGGCCTCTGTGTGCTGGAGGCCTTCCGCAATGGCTTGCCGGTCATCGCCAGCCGTTCGGGGGCCTTGCCGGACCTGATCGAGCATGAGCGCACCGGGCTGCTGTTCGACGGCACCGCAGAGCATCTGTGCGAGCAACTGTGTGCCGTCACTCGCGAGGACAAACTGCGGTGGGGGGAGAGATGCCTGCAGGCCTATGGCCAACGCTTCGCCTTGGAGCGCTTCGTCGGTGCCTATCGGGAGCTGTTGCATCCGCTGCAGTCGGAGCCGCAGTCGTGAGGTACACCGCACGGGTCCTGCCGTGGGCGGTAGCCGCGCTACTCATGCTGGGGGCTGGTCGGGGCGAGGCTATCGAGCGCGTCTTCCAGAGCGAGCTGCCGCTGCCATTGGGGGTGCAGATCGATCCGGAGACGGTTACCGATGAGGACTTGCGACAACTGCGCGAGGTCGGCTTCGATTTCGTGCGGTTCGGTATCCGGCCGCGGGTCGCCCAACGGACGGCGGTGCCGGTCGATTATCCACGGCTGACCGCGCGGTTGCGGGCGCATGGCTTGCAAAGCCTGGGTACGCTGTTCGGAGGGGCTGGCATCTGGGGCCCCGCCAGCGCCGTCGTCACGGACCCCGATCAGCGCTTCGCCGAATTCGCCGCCGAGGTGCTGGGCAACGACGCGATTCAGGTCACGGCCTTTGAGCTCTGGAACGAACCCGAACTCAAGACCTTCCTGAACCCGGCACGCCAGGACGAATTCGAGCAGGCCATGCGCCTGACCTGCGAGCGTCTGGGACAGGTCCCGCGGCGTCCGGTGCTGGCCGGCTTCGGTTTCGCCCGCTTTCCTTTCGATGAGCGTAACGCCAGACTCCAGGATCTGGCCTTCCAGTTGCTGAAGACGGGCTGCCTCCAGGAACTATCGGTCCACCCCTACCGTAACCAGCCGGAAAGCGTGATTGGCGATTATCGGCAGCTCGCGGCCAGCGCGGACGAGCGGGGAATTCCCCGGTTGACGATCCTCGCCTCGGAGTGGGGTTATGCGAGTGTGCTGCCGCGTCGTTCGCAACACGCGCAGGCACAATTGCTGGTGCGGACCTACTTGTCCAACATCGCCGCCGACATCGCTGCGCTTAACCTCTACGCCTGGCGGGATCGTGGCACCAACCCGCTCG
The window above is part of the Pseudomonas oryzihabitans genome. Proteins encoded here:
- a CDS encoding winged helix-turn-helix domain-containing protein codes for the protein MLSISAEVSTAEGGVVAMSVGGHVASGLGEESRHQCCGQQAMALDEAAWTLCTDANTLESQGDEVSLTHFETLILDELVRSREGVVSKERIIVRLGRDADHYSGLEMCMSRLQRKFKKHFGQQRLFVAVRNRGYRLTQRISRAE
- a CDS encoding helix-turn-helix domain-containing protein: MAAYLKEVLVGWLKVIKEVGMSGLGLNAREDAELFGRPRRLGYLTAKRFAGAPFRVAVRSVLPPCGSVAQELADLDFLILERRREDDDAQVLEEIGRLRPLSKRTILLLVVHGGHRNARLNYLKAGADVVVQAGQRCETEIALILDRLHGNARGLDSPLLLDTLHLRLVSKSEAVELSYSEMTVLRALSRDAAHVLSYDQLAATFGMNSQYYDRSALSKSVSRLRTRILSVFRVNLIESIRGYGYRLNRGLLDVK
- a CDS encoding LysR family transcriptional regulator is translated as MKTDDIEAFVAVIRSGSLNAAAQSLGLTQPAITRRLQSLEQDLGVELLDRHTKPLKPTRLGQEVYGHCRAILREMDALRERVAGDAPPSGLLRLGVPQTLGDALLLDAVREIRARYPELRTQVATGWGSVLVSRIEHGELDGALVLFPANKVFPDGVEARALGAMPLQVVCARDQAPAKAQRLADIQGQGWVLNPDGCGFRASLQRTLADQGQALRINLETYGTELQLGLVADGQGLGLVPAPLLARSAHRERLAAIPLKDFKPEIQLWLIHPRFLGPLQEVVAAFADLSTHLIS
- a CDS encoding polysaccharide pyruvyl transferase family protein encodes the protein MNILVVGVPFSRNLGDGVIFDNLRYLYKKHSRFSRVIPLDLAGRETFESSDRPASNRVALFSKLPGFTRKIAVAGFILASFLGRWRGSWKAKVVAADVIVIGGGQLFLDESLNFPLKLYLFSLLLKHNPAANRYIAFVGVAPSLSRIGRFLFRAALDNIRPQSVTLRDPESRTRFADLISKCYPLAVAADPALFSAECYGVPSRSRTQVERVGLCIADPRGLDVEGRLGEDFHTGLAEYFARLARALHDAGYQVVLFTNGALEDEALKGEIHRNLALPGVQCLERPLTPGTLVGNIATFDLLVAHRLHANIIALALGVPSIGLRWDAKVESFFRMSGRSEAFLDDLVPTVPATLARLEAIAGAATPYAAEVLAARVSGTVAAQVQR
- a CDS encoding polysaccharide biosynthesis tyrosine autokinase; the protein is MADDLREWKVLGRQLFVARKFIAGVVVAAGLLGTLYCVITPPVYRANALLQIESQKSDIFGSSELSLLLGSSSSSAAEIEIIKSRTILAKAIQSLGLDVDIEPVRFPLIGGAIARWLTPEDASPVAPVLGLSSYDWGGSQLVISQLEVPSALEYQPLSLVVEDEDSYALYQDDHLLLSGRVGERVERQGVVIRVERLIANPDVRFQVTKTPALFAALDLQEQLDVTERGKDTGVLNAALDSADFLQAKALLQRILELYVQQNRDRVSADAAASLVFIKNQLPKVKADLDRAANALDSYQRNEGSINIDLETKALLDQMVGLEGELSGLQLKKSELERLYTPNHPALKTLENQIGLLQQRRQRLLTQTRALPNTQKDLFSLTRDVQVASETYSQLLNRAQELSVVQAGSLGNVRILDDADVDVRHPVKPRTLLIVAAATLFGLFLAVAACVIRFSLRPTLSSIKMLDAFALPVYSAVPYSLAEKRIRSGKSAKRRLAGSPPAVLAARFPLESAVEAMRALRTSLHILSEDAPNNLVLIAGATPGVGKTFVSVNLASIVAATGKRVLLIDGDLRRGQLHSLLNTTLTPGLTDALADRIELAACIHPTSIDNLFVMPGGTRKGIGSEVLHGDGLKTLLAAVGADYDLVILDSSPLLVATDGALLAAHCGIKFLVTRLGVNTFQELELALQSLGNLGITATGLVVNASANSREQSYGYSSYYDAAPEV
- a CDS encoding glycosyltransferase family 4 protein; amino-acid sequence: MADYLKVLHVAETVKGGVASYLNLLERQAGELQCEFFFLIPASQRDQLDAAHLLTHEHRRSLTGVLGLARAILQAVKETGASVVYAHSTFAGLALCLATLRLDRRIRTLYCPHGWASLRKSRSWISFCVRNVERAISHVPSRVVNISRFEHAYSRSMGFSPRCVLIENTVLPSWPAATQSSLFDPAVINVLFVGRFDRQKGFDILCDAMRRLNRQAPGRFCFHLVGDVVLRDHQQDFAFAKNIHYHGWAAADEIDFYYRNADFLVVPSRWEGFGLCVLEAFRNGLPVIASRSGALPDLIEHERTGLLFDGTAEHLCEQLCAVTREDKLRWGERCLQAYGQRFALERFVGAYRELLHPLQSEPQS